From the Methanobacterium sp. CWC-01 genome, the window ATGAATCATTACCTTCTTCACCAAAATGGAGTTTAATGCCCACTAAATCATTTTCTTGGATCATTTCTCCCAGCCTCGCCCCATCGAATAATCTCTCCAGCTTTTTGACCTTACTATCATCCTTTCCCCTGGAAACCAGATCCGTAAAATAAATCGTGCTTTTCATTTCCACTCCTCGATTACAAATTGGATAAGAGTATTTCTCGACTTTTCAGAACATTCTGATAGTTGTTTAGCTCTATAATAACCTTATCAATACCATCCAATAGCTTCAAATCCAGAGTACCCTCTCCTAAGGTTAAATGCTGATCTTTTTCTCCGTTGTTGTCACTTATATGATAATAGTGGATTCGGGGCATTTTAATGAATTCTTTTAATTCTCCCGAGGTGTTGGCATGACCCAGATCCAGGGTAGCCTGACAACTACACTCCCGGGTGAAATAGGTATGTTCCTCAGGATTGTTGCAGAAATAAGCATAACGATTGGGCATGTTCTCCACTGAAAAAGTTATTCCAAAGTCCTCAGCATAGCTATTAGCATTTTTAAGGGTTTCAATTGAATAATAAAGACCCATACTCCTAATCCTATCTTCCAATCTGTGTATTAAACCAGGATGGGTGGTTATGGCTTCTGCACCGATTTTAGACGCTAATTCAACTGTCTCACATAGTTGCTTGAGAGTTTCCCCCCGGATACCAGGGTTTAGGCTGGCCGGGTTAAGATCTATGGTGGGAGCGTGGAGATACAGACTGATATCATAAGAAGAAAAAATATCCAACCCATCACTCGCTGAAAGAAGGATTCTTGGCCAATAGGGGCCTTCACAGAGTATTTCCATCATGTTAAAACCATCTGCCATGGCCAATTCCAGCCATTCCTCAAATGGTTTCGCAAAAAGTGCTAAAGTAGAGAAACCAATTTTCAAGTTACCAACCCCCTGAACTGTATCAACTTATAATTGGGTTTAATTCATTAAAAATTTTTATAAAAATTTTTATGAAATCCCTGTAGAAATTAAATTATATAAACATGACTAATCGCTGAAATGTAAGGCCTATACATTTTATTTTGAATTTAAATTATGAGTGATGGTTTTATGTGAACCTAATCCGAGTAAATGTTCACGCTTCATATGAAATCCAAATCCACCGTTTCTTTTATATACCCCTTAATACAGTACTATACTCGATATATCAAAATTAGATATATTGAAAAGTTATATATCAAGATTAATAATATAGTGGGAGTAAAATGCCAGGAAATAATTCGAATTCTAAAAATCCGGGTACTGAAAATTCAGAAGAGGATAAAAATAAAAATCCGTGCGAATATATCGTGAAAAATTTGCCTAAACATGATAAAAAGATGATTGGGGGGTTTATGAGGGGTTTTGGTAAAGTGATGATCCTGTGGCTCATCAGTAAAAAGAGACAACACGGATACGAAATAATGACTCAGATCCATGAATCTGCCCCTTACAATAGGAAAATGCCTAGTGCCAGTATGATATATCCTGTTCTACACGATTTAGAAAAGAAGGGTATGATCAGTGGAACCTGGGAACATCAGGGCAAGAGAAAAATTAAATATTATGAAATTACAACGGAAGGAGAGAAAAGTCTTGATCGTATCAGGCATATCGCTTTATGTGGCCGGGAGCATGACTCCACCCATATTTGGGACGAATTCATGGATGATATGTTTGGACTCAAAAGAAAATAGGAGATTAAGTTTATGAAATACGCTATAGAAACTTTCGATCTAACCAAACGCTACGGAGACTTCGTCGCAGTGGACGCCCTAGATTTGAAAGTGAAAAATAAGAGCATATTTGGATTTTTAGGTCCTAATGGAGCCGGTAAAACCACTACCATTAAAATGCTTACATGCCTCATCCCCTCCACCAGCGGATCTGCAAGTGTTGCAGGTCATGATATAAATGATAGTCCAAACGAAGTCCGGGAAAAAATCGGGATGGTTCCCCAATTAGTAAGCCTTTATGGAGATTTAACCGCCAGAGAAAACGCCGAACTTTGCGCTGACTTTTATGGAATGCCTCGCGACCTAAAAGAAGAGAGAATTGATGAACTAATGGAGTTAGTGGACATTAAATACGCAGAGAATAAGACGATAAAACAGATGTCCGGGGGGCAGAGACAGAAAGTTTCCGTAGTTGCTAGTCTGATTCACCAACCTGACATCCTGTTCCTGGACGAACCCACTATTGGTCTAGATCCTACCACCAAGACCGTTCTGTGGGATCTCATAGACGAATTGAATCAGAAGGGCCACACCATTATCCTCTGTTCCCACGACATGTATGAAGTGGAAATGCTCTGTGATCACGTGGGTATAATTAATCAAGGAAAATTAGCAGCTTTTGACACCCCCCAGGGATTAAAAGATACTACACTTGCAGAGAAAAAATGTAGTGCAGAAAGTAATATTGGTGAAATCGTGCGCGAACTAGAGAAATCTCCCGCCAGTGAACATCCGTCATTTGGAAAACTGAAAAACGTTGCTGTGCAATCTGAAATAGATATTGCCCGAGAAATGAGCATTATGATCAGTGATTCAGATAGCGAATTGGTGAAAAAGTTGTACGAAATTCCCTGTGTACTTGAAATTGAAAGCCATAGGTCAGGAAGACTCTCATTTAAATTAGCAAACACCGAGAATGCTATAAATGACGTTATAACGACTATCATGGAAAATGAGGGGAATATAAAGTCAATTTCAACAAAAGACCCCTCATTGGAGGATGTATTCATTAAAGTAACTGCTAAAAAGGTAAAAAACGAAGAAAAAGGAGTTGAGTGAGTTGGTGGAAACCAAAAAAATTATGTGGATGCTAAAAAAAGACTTAATTGTTCTTTGGAGACATAAACCACGCTTATTATCCATCTTCATCTTCCCCATACTCATGATCGCCCTTTTTGGTTATGGTATGGGAGGATCCATTGAAAATATTCCAGTAGTAGTGGTGAAACAGACAGATGGTCCGGTAACTGATGCCACCCTTAACGCTATTAAAGGTATGTCGCTTTACGATGTGAAGGACATTATAAATGACCCTCAAATGGGGCGAGAAATGGTGGAATCAGGACAAGTTAAGGCAGCTATTATAATGCCCCCTGATTATGAAAACCTTAACAGCACCAACGCTAAGTCAGTGGTGGTCTATGTTGATTCATCGGATCAAATGGCCACACAAGCTTTGATACCTGTCACACAGGCCCTTTTCAGCCAAATATCTTCTCAAATAGGAATGCAGAAGCTGGAAGCCATGGGAGTACAGTCCACATCTGTCCAAGTACAATCACAGGGAGTACAAACTTCATCTCCCTTGGCTGGGATAAACCTTCAGAATATAATGAATTCTATCAACTTCCAGATCAACAAGATCTATGGGGACATCAAATACATTGACTTCCTGGTGCCTGCAGTGCTGGCCATGACCATTATGATGGGGGCTATGATGGGTATGGGGGAGTCACTGGCAGGTGAACGAGAGCGAGGAGAACTTGCTAGACTGTTCATGACTCCTACCAGCGTTGCTACCGTAGTAGGAGGTAAAATCATATCAAGACTAACCATACAAATTGCAACTGCTATGGTATTGATTGTTGCAGCCATAGTACTGTTTGGAGTTACAATAAACGGAAGCATGGTACTTACCATTCTGTTAATGGTGCTCACAGCGTTGTGCTTTGTAGGTTTTGGGATAATGATTTCCGCCCGGGTCGGTACCCAGGAAGACTACATCCAGATGGTGATGCCCTTCACCATGCCCATGATGTTCATATCAGGAGTATTCTATCCTCTGGAAACCATGCCCTGGATATTCCAAAAAATAGCATACCTGGTACCCTTAACATATGCTAACAACGCATTAAGAGGAGTTATGTTAAAAGGAGCAGGAATCGGAGACATATGGACATCTATAGCTGTTCTTCTGGGTTTCACCCTGCTGTTCTTTGCACTGGGCGTAACCAGGTTTAATCGAGATATTTAGGTTGAAAATAAACTATAGGTGATATTATGAATGTAAATAAGAAATTTCTCATAGGATTTCTGGCAATGTGCCTAATGTTAGCACAAATCTCAATGGTTCCAGTTTTTGCAGCTGATTGGCCCATGTTTCATTTGAATGAACAGCGCACCGGGAATTTAGAACAATCAGCAGATTTCACCCCAACTTCCTGGTACTTCCAGACCGGAGAATCCATCAAGTCTTCTCCAGCCATCATGAACGAAGTGATATATTTCGGGTCCAGTGATGGGTACGTGTACGCAGTTAATCTTGAGCAGGGGACTCAGTTATGGAGTTATAAGACTGAGGGAGCAGTTATATCATCTCCCGTTCTGGTAAATGAAACTTTATATATTGGTTCCATGGACGGATATCTATACGCCCAGGACACTAAAAATGGAGAAGTGGAGTGGAAATACAAAACCGGAAACTCCATTGAATCATCCCCCACAGTGGATGGGGACACCATTTATGTGGGATCAAATGATGGACGTTTATACGCGATTTCGACCAACGGATCTCTATTATGGGAGTTCGAAAGCGGAAATGCTATTAAATCATCCCCTATAGTTAATGGAAGCATAGTATACTTTGGATCTGATGACGGGAAAGTATACGCCCTGGATGCAGAAACCGGGGAGAAAAAATGGGAGTACACCACCGGAGATAAGGTTCAATCCTCACCATCCATTCTGAACGAAACATTATATGTGGGATCAAATGATGGTAAGATCTACGCCCTGAACCTGGAAGATGGTGCCCTATCCTGGAACTATGAAATGGGAAAACCCATTAAATCTTCTCCAACCATCGATTCAGCTGATAACAGCCTTTTCATAGGGGCTGATAATGGTAAGGTGGCCTGTGTGGACACCAGGAATGGAACCGAAAAATGGGTGGTTGAAGGTCTGGGAGCCGTTAAATCCACAGCAGCACTCCTTGATAATAAAATTGTCTTTGGATCTGACGATGGCACTGTATACATACTCAACAAGTATACCGGAAAAGAAGAATGGACTTACAACCCAGGGTACTACTTGATGAACGCTCCATTAGAGTCATCTCCTGTTGTTTACGGTAACATGATCTACATCGGTGGGAATGACGGCTACCTCTATGCCTTAAAAAATGATAAGGAAAGCGGACCCATATCCATATTCGCCTACTACATCGGAGGAGCCATAGTAGTAATTTTAGCCCTGCTAGTGGGTTTAAGGGCTATAAGGGGTAGAAAGAAAAAAGAAGAGTAGATTCAGTTTTTAAAAGCCGCACCAGCGGCTTTAGATTTTTCTTTTTCAGTAGTATAAAATATTCCTTTAAAACAGCTAAAATAAAAAAAAGTATGAAACCATTGAGGTTTCAAGATTTCACTGATTTATTCCTTGGCTAAAGATATTTCTATAGCTGATACGTTAGTAGAAGACCCTTCATTACTCATGATCTCCTCAGTGCTTATGTCAATGTTTGTAACGGTTGCGTCGGTAATAAAGCGGTTTCTTACGATTTCAGCAACGTCCACTGCTCTGCTAATTGCTCTTCCTCTTGCCTTTAGAATAACTTCAGAGACACCACCGTTCATCTGAGTCACTACAGCTAAGACATAGTTCATTACCGGCTTGTTACCAATGTACACTATATTTTCCTCTGACATCGCTTTAACCTCCAATGATATTAATGGTAATAACTCTTATCCTTATTATATATTACATATTTATTCTCATGGATATCTATATGTTTAACTATATTTTTTATCAATTTCTGTCTTTTATGACTTTAAAGTGCAGGATTAGTTTTTTATGAATTTAGGTCGATTTAAGATTGTTTAAGACGGAATATGACCACATAACCTTCTATTTTACCATCAACACCATCTATCATAGTTAAATTTCCGTCCACAGCCGTTTCCGATCCATCTCTGGCCATAAAAATGAGTTCTTGAGGTATTTTTAAGTTGAAATCTTCTTCAGAATTATCATTTCTGAGGTTGATGAATAAATCTTGGAGCTCTCGATTCAGAACTTCTTTTTCCTTCATGCCAGTTATATCTTCAGCCGATGAATTCATAAAATTGATGCGACCCCGGGGATCAGTGGAGATAACAGCGTCACTGATGTTGCTTAGCATGTTCTGTATCCATTTATCAGGACGGTAAAACTTCTTTTCCAGTTCATGATGTTTAAGAGTGATCTCAATGGCCGTTTGTAGTTCGTTGTCATCGAATGGTTTATGTAAAAATCCAAATGGTTTTTTGATGATAAATCCAGATGGCTGAGTCTCTTTAGCCCGTTTTACAGTATTTTCATCAGAAAAAGCAGTTAGATAAATTACCGGGATTTTAAATCTGGATCTTATATTTTCCGCTGCCTCAATACCATCCATCTCCCCATTAAGTCTTATGTCCATCAGAACCAGGTCCGGGAGGAATTTCTCAACCTCTTGGATTGCTTCCTCACCTGACGAAACAATGGATGGAACCGTGTAGCCTGCACTTTCCAGACCCATTTTTATGTCCTCTCCGGTGATCCGTTCATCTTCGACTACCAGGATCTTTGCGGCCGCCATTTGCATCCCTCTCTTTTTAAGTTACTTCAAAAGAGCATCAGATAATCTTTATGAAGTTTGAATAATTATAGACTATTTTGAGGCCTGAATATGATAACCAGGCCACTCACTGCCCCTTTATTGTCATTTAAAGGAGTGACAGTGCCTTCTAAAAGCACCTCAGATCCATCCATGGCCTTATAAGAAGGAGTTTCACCGGGAGCCAGTGCATTTCCCAGGTCCATCTCCTCCTCAATTAGAGGTTTAAGTTTTAAAAAGACATCTTCCAGGTTCTTACCCAGGACATCGTCCTTTGACCAGCCCGTGATATTCTCGGCGGCATTATTGATAAATCTCACCTTCTTAGACGGATCAGTGGATATTACAGCCTCACTAACGTTGCGGAGCATTGCCGAAAATAACTGGTGGTGTTCTTTTTCCATATGATGACGATACAGAGTAATTTCAATAGCAGCACGAAGTTCAGTGTCTTCAAAAGGTTTGTTAATAATTCCCTGACCTTTTACCAAAAATCCAGATGGTTCAGTCTTTTTAGCCCTTTCCACCGTCTTCTCATCAGAGTAAGCTGTAAGGTAAATTACAGGTATATCATAAAGACGCCTAATCTCACAAGCAGCATCTATACCATCCATTTCACCTTCCAGTCTGATATCCATCAAAACCAGATCAGGCTTGATTTTACCTGCCTTTTGAACAGCATCTTCGCCAGAAGAACAAATAACAGGAACCTGGTAACCATCGAATTCCAGTCCGGCCTTGATATCTTCAGCCGTGATACGTTCGTCCTCCACCACAAGAATTTTTGCACCGCTCACTTGGTCCTACCTCCAGTTCTATTATCACATGTTGTAGGGTTAAGTCTACCTTTTATATAAACCATTCAATCACCCCATTTTATGCCCTTTTTTGGTTAATAGTTTTTAGATCAATTTTACCATTAATATTTTATTTATGGCATCCAATACCGCTTCCACACTGGCCATCACTACGTCTTCTACCGTGGACCGGCCTGTGGCCTGGTTACCCTCTTTGTCGGCCATGATCACAAACACCTCCGCCAGGGCATTGGTACCACCCGTTATAGCCTCAATATTATATTCCTTTAGTTCTATATCGGCGGTGTCACTAACTAAACTTTGTATAGCATTTATGGCAGCATCAACCGGGCCCACTCCCGTTTTAGCAGCGGTTTTGACCTCTCCATCTATGTTCAATTTGATGGTGGCGGTGGGCAGTACGTTGTCTCCGGTGAGTACGGAGAGTCCTTCTAGTTTGACTGTTTCTTTTTGTGCTCTACCTAGCACTGTCTCCGCCAGGGCCTTTAAATCTGCATCAGTGACCATTTTACCCTTGTC encodes:
- a CDS encoding sugar phosphate isomerase/epimerase family protein, whose product is MKIGFSTLALFAKPFEEWLELAMADGFNMMEILCEGPYWPRILLSASDGLDIFSSYDISLYLHAPTIDLNPASLNPGIRGETLKQLCETVELASKIGAEAITTHPGLIHRLEDRIRSMGLYYSIETLKNANSYAEDFGITFSVENMPNRYAYFCNNPEEHTYFTRECSCQATLDLGHANTSGELKEFIKMPRIHYYHISDNNGEKDQHLTLGEGTLDLKLLDGIDKVIIELNNYQNVLKSREILLSNL
- a CDS encoding PadR family transcriptional regulator, which translates into the protein MPGNNSNSKNPGTENSEEDKNKNPCEYIVKNLPKHDKKMIGGFMRGFGKVMILWLISKKRQHGYEIMTQIHESAPYNRKMPSASMIYPVLHDLEKKGMISGTWEHQGKRKIKYYEITTEGEKSLDRIRHIALCGREHDSTHIWDEFMDDMFGLKRK
- a CDS encoding ATP-binding cassette domain-containing protein gives rise to the protein MKYAIETFDLTKRYGDFVAVDALDLKVKNKSIFGFLGPNGAGKTTTIKMLTCLIPSTSGSASVAGHDINDSPNEVREKIGMVPQLVSLYGDLTARENAELCADFYGMPRDLKEERIDELMELVDIKYAENKTIKQMSGGQRQKVSVVASLIHQPDILFLDEPTIGLDPTTKTVLWDLIDELNQKGHTIILCSHDMYEVEMLCDHVGIINQGKLAAFDTPQGLKDTTLAEKKCSAESNIGEIVRELEKSPASEHPSFGKLKNVAVQSEIDIAREMSIMISDSDSELVKKLYEIPCVLEIESHRSGRLSFKLANTENAINDVITTIMENEGNIKSISTKDPSLEDVFIKVTAKKVKNEEKGVE
- a CDS encoding ABC transporter permease → MVETKKIMWMLKKDLIVLWRHKPRLLSIFIFPILMIALFGYGMGGSIENIPVVVVKQTDGPVTDATLNAIKGMSLYDVKDIINDPQMGREMVESGQVKAAIIMPPDYENLNSTNAKSVVVYVDSSDQMATQALIPVTQALFSQISSQIGMQKLEAMGVQSTSVQVQSQGVQTSSPLAGINLQNIMNSINFQINKIYGDIKYIDFLVPAVLAMTIMMGAMMGMGESLAGERERGELARLFMTPTSVATVVGGKIISRLTIQIATAMVLIVAAIVLFGVTINGSMVLTILLMVLTALCFVGFGIMISARVGTQEDYIQMVMPFTMPMMFISGVFYPLETMPWIFQKIAYLVPLTYANNALRGVMLKGAGIGDIWTSIAVLLGFTLLFFALGVTRFNRDI
- a CDS encoding PQQ-binding-like beta-propeller repeat protein, translating into MNVNKKFLIGFLAMCLMLAQISMVPVFAADWPMFHLNEQRTGNLEQSADFTPTSWYFQTGESIKSSPAIMNEVIYFGSSDGYVYAVNLEQGTQLWSYKTEGAVISSPVLVNETLYIGSMDGYLYAQDTKNGEVEWKYKTGNSIESSPTVDGDTIYVGSNDGRLYAISTNGSLLWEFESGNAIKSSPIVNGSIVYFGSDDGKVYALDAETGEKKWEYTTGDKVQSSPSILNETLYVGSNDGKIYALNLEDGALSWNYEMGKPIKSSPTIDSADNSLFIGADNGKVACVDTRNGTEKWVVEGLGAVKSTAALLDNKIVFGSDDGTVYILNKYTGKEEWTYNPGYYLMNAPLESSPVVYGNMIYIGGNDGYLYALKNDKESGPISIFAYYIGGAIVVILALLVGLRAIRGRKKKEE
- the albA gene encoding DNA-binding protein Alba, giving the protein MSEENIVYIGNKPVMNYVLAVVTQMNGGVSEVILKARGRAISRAVDVAEIVRNRFITDATVTNIDISTEEIMSNEGSSTNVSAIEISLAKE
- a CDS encoding response regulator encodes the protein MAAAKILVVEDERITGEDIKMGLESAGYTVPSIVSSGEEAIQEVEKFLPDLVLMDIRLNGEMDGIEAAENIRSRFKIPVIYLTAFSDENTVKRAKETQPSGFIIKKPFGFLHKPFDDNELQTAIEITLKHHELEKKFYRPDKWIQNMLSNISDAVISTDPRGRINFMNSSAEDITGMKEKEVLNRELQDLFINLRNDNSEEDFNLKIPQELIFMARDGSETAVDGNLTMIDGVDGKIEGYVVIFRLKQS
- a CDS encoding response regulator, with translation MSGAKILVVEDERITAEDIKAGLEFDGYQVPVICSSGEDAVQKAGKIKPDLVLMDIRLEGEMDGIDAACEIRRLYDIPVIYLTAYSDEKTVERAKKTEPSGFLVKGQGIINKPFEDTELRAAIEITLYRHHMEKEHHQLFSAMLRNVSEAVISTDPSKKVRFINNAAENITGWSKDDVLGKNLEDVFLKLKPLIEEEMDLGNALAPGETPSYKAMDGSEVLLEGTVTPLNDNKGAVSGLVIIFRPQNSL